The following coding sequences are from one Catenulispora sp. GP43 window:
- a CDS encoding pyridoxamine 5'-phosphate oxidase family protein, protein MTELADFARVAAGDHGLCVASTLRPDGTIHSSLVNAGVLSHPTHGRDVAAFVAIGGSRKLTHLRARPQATLTARTGWDWASVDGTVELIGPDDPYAGIDGEGLRLLLRAIFTAAGGTHDDWPTYDRVMAEERRTAVLITPGRVYSNA, encoded by the coding sequence GTGACAGAACTCGCAGACTTCGCCCGAGTAGCCGCCGGAGACCACGGACTGTGCGTAGCCTCCACCCTGCGGCCCGACGGCACGATCCACTCCTCCTTGGTCAACGCCGGCGTGCTCAGCCATCCCACGCATGGCCGCGACGTCGCCGCGTTCGTGGCGATCGGCGGCAGCAGGAAGCTGACCCACCTGCGGGCCCGGCCGCAGGCCACGCTCACCGCTCGCACGGGCTGGGACTGGGCCAGTGTCGACGGGACGGTCGAGCTCATCGGACCGGACGACCCCTACGCCGGCATCGACGGCGAGGGACTCCGCCTGCTCCTGCGCGCGATCTTCACGGCGGCCGGCGGAACGCACGACGACTGGCCGACCTACGACCGCGTCATGGCCGAAGAACGCCGCACCGCCGTGTTGATCACACCGGGCCGCGTGTACTCCAACGCATAA
- a CDS encoding acyl-CoA dehydrogenase family protein, with protein sequence MDFAQSRRGQEYAERVRTFIEAEVAPVEKRHVRELSAAAPDQRWRTYPAVEALKAKAREAGLWNLFLPDVSGLSTVEYAPLAELMGRSYLAAEVFNCNAPDSGNMEVLHHFGSEEQKRRWLEPLLAGEIRSAFCMTEPDVASSDATTMQATAVVEGDEVVLNGRKWFSTGLGAPRCALLLVMALTEPDADRYRQHSIVAVPKDAPGVTVERMLPVMGRYDEPSGHGEVTFTDVRLPVSAVVGGPGRGFEIGQSRLGPGRVHHCMRLIGLAEMALEAACRRGVERTAFGKPLVNLGGNRERIADARIAIDSARLLVLHTAWLLDTQGILGALSQVSQIKVAVPLMAQNVVDMAMQLHGGAGLTDDFPLAAAWTVARALRLADGPDEVHRGVVAKLELAQYTAQR encoded by the coding sequence ATGGATTTCGCCCAGTCGCGACGAGGGCAGGAGTACGCAGAGCGGGTCCGCACCTTCATCGAGGCCGAGGTCGCGCCCGTCGAGAAGAGGCACGTGCGGGAGCTGTCGGCCGCCGCACCGGACCAGCGGTGGCGCACCTATCCCGCTGTGGAGGCGCTCAAGGCCAAGGCGCGCGAGGCTGGTCTGTGGAACCTGTTCCTGCCCGACGTCTCCGGGCTCTCCACAGTGGAGTACGCGCCGTTGGCCGAGCTGATGGGCCGGTCCTACCTGGCCGCAGAGGTCTTCAACTGCAATGCCCCGGACTCCGGGAACATGGAGGTCCTGCACCACTTCGGCAGCGAAGAGCAGAAGCGCCGCTGGCTGGAACCGCTGCTGGCCGGCGAGATCCGGTCGGCGTTCTGCATGACCGAGCCGGATGTGGCCTCCTCGGACGCGACCACCATGCAGGCCACGGCGGTCGTCGAGGGCGACGAAGTCGTGCTCAACGGCCGCAAGTGGTTCAGCACCGGCCTCGGCGCTCCGCGCTGCGCGCTGTTGCTGGTCATGGCCCTGACCGAGCCCGACGCCGACCGCTATCGGCAGCACTCGATCGTGGCGGTCCCCAAGGACGCCCCGGGTGTCACGGTGGAGCGGATGCTGCCGGTGATGGGCCGCTACGACGAGCCCAGCGGCCACGGCGAGGTGACCTTCACCGACGTGCGCCTGCCGGTCTCGGCGGTCGTCGGCGGCCCGGGCCGCGGCTTCGAGATCGGGCAGAGCCGGCTCGGTCCCGGCCGGGTCCACCACTGCATGCGGCTGATCGGCCTGGCCGAGATGGCGCTGGAGGCGGCCTGCCGCCGAGGTGTCGAGCGCACTGCCTTCGGCAAGCCGCTGGTCAACCTGGGCGGCAACCGGGAGCGGATCGCCGACGCGCGGATCGCGATCGACTCCGCGCGGCTGCTGGTCCTGCACACCGCCTGGCTGCTGGACACCCAAGGCATCCTGGGCGCGCTTTCGCAGGTGTCGCAGATCAAGGTGGCGGTTCCGCTCATGGCGCAGAACGTCGTCGACATGGCCATGCAGCTGCACGGCGGCGCCGGGCTGACCGACGACTTCCCGCTGGCGGCGGCCTGGACCGTGGCCCGCGCGCTGCGGCTCGCGGACGGACCGGACGAGGTGCACCGCGGCGTGGTCGCCAAGCTGGAGCTCGCGCAGTACACGGCCCAGCGATGA
- a CDS encoding histidine phosphatase family protein has product MPVIHLVRHGQASADAADYDVLSALGDRQARVAGTEFARRGLRDPFVVCGTLDRQRDTADALIAAAGLDVAAHVDPRWNEYDHLDLLTRYPMAATGTVQDYVDHALTSWIEDPDGGWQAFQDDAVAALAAVSGAARNAIVVTSGGVIAAVCGALLGVPPAGIVALNRVSVNVGITTLVHGSRGTSLLTFNDHAHLAADRSLLTYR; this is encoded by the coding sequence ATGCCCGTCATCCACCTCGTGCGGCACGGCCAGGCCTCGGCCGACGCCGCCGACTACGACGTGCTGTCAGCCCTCGGCGACCGGCAGGCCAGGGTCGCCGGGACGGAGTTCGCCCGCCGGGGACTGCGCGATCCGTTCGTCGTCTGCGGGACTCTGGACCGTCAGCGCGACACCGCCGACGCCCTCATCGCGGCCGCCGGCCTGGACGTCGCGGCACACGTCGATCCGCGCTGGAACGAGTACGACCACCTCGACCTGCTGACCCGCTACCCGATGGCGGCCACCGGGACCGTCCAGGACTACGTCGACCACGCGCTCACCAGCTGGATCGAAGACCCGGACGGCGGCTGGCAGGCCTTCCAGGACGACGCCGTCGCCGCCTTGGCCGCGGTCTCGGGCGCTGCTCGCAACGCGATCGTCGTCACATCTGGCGGCGTCATCGCCGCTGTTTGCGGCGCGCTGCTGGGTGTCCCGCCGGCCGGAATCGTGGCGCTCAACCGGGTGTCCGTCAACGTGGGCATCACCACCCTCGTTCACGGCTCCCGGGGCACGAGCCTGCTCACCTTCAACGACCACGCCCATCTCGCCGCCGACCGTTCGCTGCTCACCTACCGCTGA
- a CDS encoding phosphotransferase family protein: protein MSEADAVRGEDAFDVAAVHAWLGEQGEQGESPQVWQGEPPQVRQFSGGASNLTYLLAYPGRELILRRPPRGTKASSAHDMRREYRVQSLLRPVFPYVPEMVAMCTDPSVIGSDFYVMERIPGTIVRTEWPDGVSLTEDQAAGLCRNVFDRLIDLHSVDPAAAGLADLGKGPGYVGRQVSGWTDRYRKALTPDAPDFDAVIDWLAAHQPHDVGACVIHNDYRLDNIVLDPAQPWDSPTAVRGVLDWEMATVGDPLMDLGSALAYWVQADDNEEFGLLRRQPTTTAGMLTRAQIVAYYGERTGRDVAAWPFYETFGLFRLAVIVQQIYYRYFHGQTTNPAFKHFGFAAVFLRDQALRAMAG from the coding sequence ATGAGCGAGGCCGACGCCGTCCGGGGCGAGGACGCCTTCGATGTCGCAGCCGTGCACGCCTGGCTCGGTGAGCAGGGTGAGCAGGGTGAGTCGCCACAGGTCTGGCAGGGCGAGCCGCCACAGGTCCGGCAGTTCAGCGGGGGAGCGTCCAACCTCACCTACCTGCTGGCCTATCCCGGCCGCGAGCTGATCCTGCGCCGGCCGCCGCGCGGCACCAAAGCCTCCTCGGCGCACGACATGAGGCGGGAGTACCGGGTCCAGTCCCTGCTGCGACCGGTCTTCCCGTACGTTCCGGAGATGGTGGCCATGTGCACCGATCCCTCGGTGATCGGGTCGGACTTCTATGTCATGGAACGTATTCCGGGCACCATCGTGCGCACCGAGTGGCCCGACGGCGTGAGCCTGACCGAGGACCAGGCGGCCGGGCTGTGCCGGAACGTGTTCGACCGGCTCATCGACCTGCACTCGGTGGATCCCGCCGCCGCCGGCCTCGCGGACCTCGGCAAGGGGCCGGGGTACGTGGGCCGTCAGGTGTCCGGCTGGACCGACCGCTATCGCAAAGCCCTGACCCCTGATGCCCCCGACTTCGACGCGGTCATCGACTGGCTCGCGGCCCACCAGCCCCACGACGTCGGCGCCTGCGTGATCCACAACGACTACCGCCTCGACAACATCGTGCTCGACCCGGCGCAGCCGTGGGACTCGCCGACCGCGGTGCGCGGGGTGCTGGACTGGGAGATGGCGACCGTCGGCGACCCGCTCATGGACCTCGGCAGCGCGCTGGCCTACTGGGTCCAGGCCGACGACAACGAGGAGTTCGGCCTGCTGCGCAGGCAGCCGACCACCACCGCGGGCATGCTCACTCGCGCCCAGATCGTCGCCTACTACGGGGAACGCACTGGCCGGGACGTCGCCGCATGGCCGTTCTACGAGACCTTCGGGCTCTTCCGGCTCGCTGTGATCGTCCAGCAGATCTACTACCGGTACTTCCACGGCCAGACCACCAATCCGGCCTTCAAGCACTTCGGTTTCGCGGCCGTCTTCCTGCGGGACCAGGCGCTGCGCGCGATGGCCGGATAG
- a CDS encoding phytanoyl-CoA dioxygenase family protein: MDLDTLLPGPDDVAFYRQNGYWVSPAILPGELLDAAERGMRRFYADDHDRALPDLPGTRGWRAEHGDVLRKNDYASLRVDELAGLVAHPAIAATAAVLAGADSIRLWHDQLLYKPVDAGGAPSRVGWHTDRQYWQSCSSDDMLTAWIGFHDVDEANGGVSFLPGSQQWDVTGLDFFSQDDTALIERTRSQGHSVDPVTPTLRRGQVSFHHCRTVHGSGLNHGSEPRRSLAVHLQPGDNRWVRRLGQDGVPVRHGNDDLVRTVDGVPDYSDPAICRPLWPHPAAVIR; encoded by the coding sequence ATGGACCTCGACACCCTTCTTCCAGGACCTGATGACGTCGCCTTCTACCGACAGAACGGCTACTGGGTCTCGCCGGCGATACTGCCGGGCGAACTGCTCGATGCCGCCGAGCGCGGAATGCGCCGGTTCTATGCCGACGACCACGATCGAGCGCTGCCCGACCTTCCCGGCACCCGCGGCTGGCGCGCCGAACACGGGGACGTCCTCCGCAAGAACGACTACGCGTCGCTGCGCGTGGACGAACTCGCCGGCCTGGTCGCCCATCCCGCCATAGCCGCCACCGCCGCCGTCCTCGCCGGCGCCGACAGCATCCGGCTGTGGCATGACCAACTGCTGTACAAGCCGGTGGACGCCGGCGGAGCTCCGAGCCGGGTGGGCTGGCACACCGACCGCCAGTACTGGCAGTCGTGCTCCTCGGACGACATGCTGACCGCCTGGATCGGCTTCCACGACGTCGACGAGGCCAACGGCGGAGTCTCCTTCCTGCCCGGCAGCCAGCAGTGGGATGTCACCGGTCTGGACTTCTTCTCGCAGGACGACACGGCCCTGATCGAACGGACCCGCAGCCAGGGTCATTCCGTCGACCCGGTCACGCCCACGCTGCGACGCGGCCAGGTCAGCTTCCACCACTGCCGCACGGTCCACGGCAGCGGCCTCAACCACGGCAGCGAACCGCGCCGTTCCCTGGCGGTCCACCTCCAACCCGGTGACAACCGTTGGGTGCGGCGTCTTGGCCAGGACGGCGTGCCGGTGCGCCACGGCAATGACGATCTCGTCCGCACCGTGGACGGCGTCCCCGACTACAGCGATCCCGCAATCTGTCGTCCCCTGTGGCCCCACCCGGCGGCCGTCATTCGGTAG
- a CDS encoding TetR/AcrR family transcriptional regulator translates to MARWEPGARERLVVAAVDLFTERGYDATTVAQIAERAGVTKSTFFRYFPDKRDLLAAGQETLSRLLVEGIAEAPEGASPLTAVAAGLERVSGAMGPVNRELAPRLKAAVAASAELQEREALKGASLAAAATQALIDRGVPDPIATVAGELGVLAFKRGFAVWSEGGREATDELAVHTSAALDELRVATASLD, encoded by the coding sequence ATGGCTCGATGGGAACCGGGGGCGCGCGAACGTCTCGTAGTGGCTGCCGTCGACCTGTTCACCGAGCGGGGATACGACGCCACGACCGTCGCGCAGATCGCTGAGCGCGCCGGGGTTACTAAGAGCACGTTCTTCCGCTACTTCCCGGACAAGCGCGACCTGTTGGCGGCCGGTCAGGAGACTCTGAGCCGGCTGTTGGTCGAAGGGATCGCCGAGGCTCCCGAAGGGGCCAGCCCGCTCACAGCGGTCGCCGCCGGGCTCGAGCGTGTGTCGGGCGCGATGGGCCCGGTGAACCGCGAGCTCGCCCCTCGCCTGAAGGCCGCCGTGGCCGCGAGCGCCGAGCTGCAGGAGCGCGAGGCTCTCAAAGGAGCCAGTCTCGCGGCCGCGGCGACGCAGGCACTCATCGACCGCGGAGTGCCCGATCCGATCGCGACGGTCGCGGGCGAGCTGGGCGTTCTGGCTTTCAAGCGGGGGTTCGCCGTCTGGTCCGAAGGCGGGCGTGAGGCCACGGACGAACTCGCGGTGCACACTTCGGCGGCTCTGGACGAGCTGCGTGTGGCCACCGCGTCGCTGGATTGA
- a CDS encoding SDR family oxidoreductase: MDLFDLSGKTALVTGGTRGIGMMMARGLLQAGARVYISSRKADACEAAAKDLQEYGAVEAIPADLSTEDECLRLAAELRSRTSELHILINNAGATWGAPIEEFPASAWDKVVDLNLKSPFFLTRACLDLLEAAATDEDPARVVNVGSIDGLHVSGLPTYSYAASKAGLHHLTRVLARELGPRGITVNAVAPGPFESKMMAATLDAFGEAIAASAPLRRIGRPDDMAGVAVYLSSRAGAYVTGAVIPVDGGIGTTV; encoded by the coding sequence ATGGACCTCTTCGACCTCTCCGGCAAGACCGCCCTGGTCACCGGTGGCACCCGGGGCATCGGGATGATGATGGCGCGCGGCCTGCTCCAGGCCGGTGCCCGCGTCTACATCAGCTCACGGAAAGCCGACGCCTGCGAAGCCGCGGCGAAGGATCTGCAAGAGTACGGTGCCGTCGAGGCGATCCCGGCCGACCTCTCGACCGAGGACGAATGCCTGCGCCTGGCCGCCGAACTCCGCTCGCGGACATCGGAGTTGCACATCCTCATCAACAACGCCGGCGCGACTTGGGGCGCGCCGATCGAGGAGTTCCCGGCGTCCGCCTGGGACAAAGTCGTCGACCTGAACCTGAAGTCGCCGTTCTTCCTCACCCGCGCCTGCCTGGACCTGCTGGAGGCGGCGGCCACCGACGAGGACCCGGCGCGCGTCGTCAACGTCGGCAGCATCGACGGGCTGCATGTCAGCGGTCTGCCGACGTACTCCTACGCGGCCAGCAAGGCCGGGCTGCACCATCTGACCCGGGTCCTGGCCCGCGAACTCGGTCCCCGCGGCATCACCGTCAACGCCGTCGCGCCCGGGCCCTTCGAGTCCAAGATGATGGCCGCCACCCTGGACGCCTTCGGCGAGGCGATCGCCGCCTCGGCTCCGCTGCGCCGCATCGGCCGCCCGGACGACATGGCCGGCGTCGCGGTCTACCTCAGTTCTCGCGCCGGGGCGTACGTCACCGGTGCCGTCATCCCGGTCGACGGCGGTATCGGCACCACCGTCTGA
- a CDS encoding TetR/AcrR family transcriptional regulator, protein MARLTAEERRKQLIGIGLRQLTERPIHELSLDEIGAEAGISRGLLFHYFPSKRDYYTAVVQAAANRLVRQTEPDPAAPPAEQLAQTLEAYLAFVERRRVPYLALFRGAAGGADYVIDIYERTRAVFVDRARRTLGDPGDPRDPRVDLLLHGWFGFVEDTVLAWTATPSIPREELLDILRDSLPALIGGLASVDPS, encoded by the coding sequence ATGGCCAGGCTCACCGCGGAGGAGCGCCGCAAACAGCTCATCGGCATCGGGCTGCGCCAACTCACCGAGCGTCCCATCCACGAGCTGTCGCTGGACGAGATCGGCGCCGAGGCCGGCATCTCACGCGGGCTGTTGTTCCACTACTTCCCGAGCAAGCGGGACTACTACACGGCTGTGGTGCAGGCGGCCGCGAACCGCCTGGTCAGGCAGACCGAGCCGGATCCGGCGGCGCCGCCGGCCGAACAGCTCGCGCAGACGCTGGAGGCGTACCTCGCCTTCGTCGAGCGGCGGCGCGTGCCGTATCTGGCGCTGTTCCGCGGTGCGGCTGGCGGAGCCGACTACGTGATCGACATCTACGAGCGGACCCGGGCGGTCTTCGTCGACCGCGCGCGCCGGACACTCGGCGATCCCGGCGATCCCCGCGATCCGCGAGTGGATCTGCTGCTGCACGGCTGGTTCGGGTTCGTCGAGGACACCGTGCTGGCCTGGACTGCTACGCCGAGTATTCCTCGCGAAGAGCTACTGGACATCCTGCGCGACTCGTTGCCGGCCCTCATTGGCGGACTGGCGTCCGTGGATCCGTCATAA
- a CDS encoding MerR family transcriptional regulator, translating into MPAALTIGDFSRATHLSAKTLRHYHRVGLLTPADVDADTGYRRYTTDQIPTAQIIRRFRDLNMPLDHIHAVLEAPDPRTRNELITAHLASLEQALAATQSAVTSLRDLLAPPSATAPVRHRRVGATMTAAVTSVIAMGDLVPWYQGALGELHATLEAQGVRACGPTGGVFAGDLFTDERGQATVFVPTATEVPRLGRVEPLVVPAAELAVIEHHGSLADVDRAYGTLAAYVAGHELHLDGPIREYYLVGRQDTADDTLWRTEICWPVFSTSAAD; encoded by the coding sequence ATGCCTGCCGCCCTGACGATCGGCGACTTCTCGCGCGCCACACACCTGAGCGCCAAGACCTTGCGCCACTATCACCGCGTCGGGCTCCTGACGCCGGCCGACGTCGACGCGGACACCGGATACCGGCGGTACACGACCGACCAGATCCCGACGGCCCAGATCATCCGCCGTTTCCGGGATCTCAACATGCCCCTGGACCACATTCACGCCGTGCTGGAGGCCCCCGACCCGCGCACGCGAAACGAGCTCATCACCGCGCACCTGGCGAGCCTCGAACAAGCCCTGGCCGCCACGCAGTCCGCAGTCACATCCCTGCGCGACCTGCTTGCCCCGCCGTCCGCCACCGCACCGGTCAGACACCGCAGGGTGGGCGCGACCATGACAGCGGCTGTCACCTCCGTCATCGCGATGGGCGACCTCGTACCCTGGTATCAGGGCGCGCTCGGCGAGCTCCACGCCACGCTCGAGGCACAAGGCGTGCGCGCCTGCGGCCCGACAGGCGGGGTCTTCGCCGGAGACCTGTTCACTGACGAGCGCGGGCAGGCCACGGTCTTCGTCCCCACCGCGACCGAGGTCCCACGGCTGGGCCGGGTCGAACCGCTCGTCGTACCGGCCGCCGAACTCGCCGTCATAGAGCACCACGGTTCGCTCGCCGACGTCGATCGGGCCTACGGAACGCTGGCCGCCTACGTGGCCGGCCACGAGCTGCACCTCGACGGCCCGATCCGGGAGTATTACCTCGTCGGCCGCCAGGACACCGCGGACGACACTCTGTGGCGGACTGAGATCTGCTGGCCGGTCTTCAGCACCAGCGCGGCCGACTGA
- a CDS encoding helix-turn-helix domain-containing protein: MHKLTRPDGAKAGFHAEVDESAGGLHHAGEQWVPPQFMIDTHSHPVWELYLQVHGLTRWMVGSRTRPLHPGDLLAVAPGVKHRLITPTNGNHHFYFAAFDLPTVLHRNPALAAAWADQPESIHCQATSALPEAFAALTRELTFHQPYPHEGITLALDQVVLATTRSLQASAPLPRMSVHPAVAAARDLLDRHYERRWRLADLARHVGLAPTYLAGMFAAETGQPPHRYLQQRRIDVAKQLLATSDLPVTAIATSLGFASSQHFARAFGQAVAATPTAYRRQQRSVPRPGQESR, from the coding sequence GTGCACAAACTGACCCGACCCGACGGGGCCAAAGCCGGATTCCACGCCGAGGTCGACGAATCGGCCGGTGGCCTGCACCACGCCGGAGAGCAGTGGGTTCCCCCGCAGTTCATGATCGACACCCACAGCCATCCGGTGTGGGAGCTCTACCTGCAGGTCCACGGGCTGACTCGATGGATGGTCGGAAGCAGAACGCGGCCCTTGCACCCGGGAGACCTCTTGGCGGTCGCACCCGGGGTGAAGCACCGGCTGATCACGCCGACCAACGGCAATCATCACTTTTATTTCGCGGCCTTCGACCTGCCGACGGTCCTGCACCGAAACCCCGCGCTCGCCGCGGCATGGGCCGACCAGCCCGAGAGCATCCACTGTCAGGCCACCAGCGCCCTGCCCGAGGCCTTCGCGGCTCTCACCCGCGAGCTCACCTTCCACCAGCCGTATCCGCACGAAGGCATCACCCTGGCCCTGGACCAGGTCGTGCTGGCCACGACCCGCAGCCTGCAGGCGAGCGCACCGCTGCCGCGGATGAGCGTCCACCCCGCCGTCGCCGCCGCTCGCGACCTGCTCGACCGGCACTACGAACGCCGCTGGAGACTGGCCGACCTGGCCCGCCACGTCGGGTTGGCTCCCACCTACCTGGCCGGCATGTTCGCCGCGGAGACAGGCCAGCCGCCCCACCGCTACCTCCAGCAACGCCGCATCGACGTCGCCAAGCAGCTGCTGGCCACCAGCGACCTGCCCGTCACCGCGATCGCCACCAGCCTCGGATTCGCCTCCAGCCAGCACTTCGCGCGCGCCTTCGGGCAGGCAGTCGCCGCCACGCCGACCGCCTATCGAAGGCAGCAGCGGAGCGTTCCACGGCCGGGGCAAGAGAGCCGTTGA
- a CDS encoding alpha/beta hydrolase, with translation MTGNSAPPPQRRFRTGRRLTAVLGAAALASVMATGLAVASPAPAHQAGPKIPTLNWTDCTGGFQCSDAAVPLDYRDPQGPTITLHMIRHPAADPGQRVGTLWMEPGGPGSSGLDFARDNYADLPAELQNKFDIVSFDPRGIQTSSGVACYSDTQYTAAVNAAKGVPGPDAFANAVKVAADFDQNCVTKLGDTAGLFGTAYVARDIDLLRQALGEQQLTFYGRSFGTYVGTVYASMFPRRVRAMALDGAYDPNHYANDPYAYDWPQYIALDAAMNDFLTWCDQNQSECGFGDGNAKAAFTALKADLDANPVQIPGGGVANGFTLAYRLLFNMDDGKVIWPAFGQALRQAQLHDPTSFLLRPPSPASWAQLNPNTVVSCDDRAFPASISQLKWNVTAEAAAAPLLGTPWAYAPPMYDQNSAPACVQWPVERVSRYSGSYRAAGSAPILVIGTTHDPDTPYQDAVSLSRTFDNAELLTFDAQGHTAFGRSACVTAATATYLADLTLPKPGTVCSDEIPPAPVTSANVAKFRALRSGASDEQELIRAGS, from the coding sequence ATCACTGGGAACTCTGCTCCGCCACCACAGCGCCGCTTCCGCACCGGACGTCGGCTCACCGCCGTCCTGGGCGCGGCGGCCCTGGCCAGCGTCATGGCGACCGGTCTGGCGGTGGCCAGCCCGGCCCCGGCACACCAGGCCGGACCGAAGATTCCCACCCTGAACTGGACCGACTGCACCGGCGGCTTCCAATGCTCCGACGCGGCCGTCCCGCTGGACTACCGCGACCCGCAGGGCCCGACCATCACCCTGCACATGATCCGGCACCCGGCAGCCGACCCGGGCCAGCGCGTGGGCACCCTGTGGATGGAGCCCGGCGGACCCGGCAGCAGCGGGCTGGACTTCGCCCGCGACAACTACGCGGACCTGCCGGCCGAACTGCAGAACAAGTTCGACATCGTCAGCTTCGACCCGCGGGGCATCCAGACCAGCTCGGGCGTCGCGTGCTACAGCGATACCCAGTACACCGCAGCCGTCAACGCGGCCAAGGGCGTTCCCGGGCCGGACGCCTTCGCCAACGCCGTCAAGGTGGCGGCGGACTTCGACCAGAACTGCGTGACCAAGCTCGGGGACACCGCCGGCCTGTTCGGCACGGCATACGTCGCGCGGGACATCGACCTGCTCCGCCAGGCCCTCGGCGAGCAGCAACTCACGTTCTACGGCCGGTCGTTCGGCACGTACGTCGGCACCGTCTACGCCAGCATGTTCCCGCGACGGGTGCGCGCCATGGCACTGGACGGCGCCTACGACCCGAACCACTACGCGAACGACCCCTACGCCTACGACTGGCCGCAGTACATCGCGCTGGACGCGGCGATGAACGACTTCCTCACCTGGTGCGATCAGAACCAGTCGGAGTGCGGGTTCGGCGACGGGAACGCCAAGGCCGCCTTCACCGCCCTCAAGGCCGACCTGGACGCCAACCCCGTCCAGATCCCCGGCGGCGGGGTGGCCAACGGCTTCACCCTGGCCTACCGCCTGCTGTTCAACATGGACGACGGCAAGGTGATCTGGCCGGCGTTCGGCCAGGCGCTGCGCCAGGCACAGCTGCACGACCCCACGTCGTTCCTGCTCCGCCCGCCGTCCCCGGCCAGCTGGGCCCAGCTCAACCCCAACACCGTGGTCTCCTGCGACGACCGGGCCTTCCCGGCGAGCATCTCGCAGCTGAAGTGGAACGTCACGGCCGAGGCCGCGGCGGCACCGCTGCTCGGCACGCCGTGGGCCTACGCACCGCCGATGTACGACCAGAACAGCGCCCCGGCCTGCGTCCAGTGGCCGGTCGAGCGGGTCAGCCGCTACAGCGGCTCCTACCGGGCGGCGGGCTCGGCGCCCATCCTCGTGATCGGCACCACGCATGACCCTGACACTCCCTATCAGGATGCTGTCTCGCTCTCCAGGACCTTCGACAACGCCGAACTGCTGACGTTCGACGCCCAAGGACACACCGCCTTCGGCCGGAGCGCTTGTGTGACCGCGGCGACCGCCACCTACCTGGCCGACCTGACCCTCCCGAAGCCGGGCACCGTGTGCTCGGACGAGATCCCGCCGGCTCCGGTGACGTCCGCGAACGTCGCGAAGTTCAGGGCTCTGCGCAGCGGCGCCTCGGACGAGCAGGAGCTGATCCGCGCCGGAAGCTGA
- a CDS encoding VOC family protein, with amino-acid sequence MNATTPAVSVMALTIDCADPATLADFWGKVLGREVSPGATAENAQLLAADPASGPRMFFQNVPEAKTVKNRLHLDLSTEQYEAEIERLTGLGAKPLDEIEVPGARWTTFADPEGNEFDLLTFGAK; translated from the coding sequence ATGAACGCAACCACGCCCGCTGTGAGTGTCATGGCTCTCACCATCGACTGCGCCGATCCCGCCACTCTGGCGGACTTCTGGGGCAAGGTCCTGGGCCGCGAGGTCAGCCCGGGGGCGACCGCCGAGAACGCGCAGCTGCTCGCCGCCGATCCGGCGAGCGGTCCCCGGATGTTCTTCCAGAACGTCCCCGAGGCCAAGACGGTCAAGAACCGACTCCATCTCGATCTGAGCACCGAGCAGTACGAGGCCGAGATCGAGCGGCTGACCGGGCTGGGCGCCAAGCCGCTCGACGAGATCGAGGTCCCCGGGGCCCGGTGGACCACCTTCGCGGACCCGGAAGGCAACGAGTTCGATCTGCTCACGTTCGGGGCCAAGTAG